The Triticum dicoccoides isolate Atlit2015 ecotype Zavitan chromosome 6A, WEW_v2.0, whole genome shotgun sequence genome has a window encoding:
- the LOC119314434 gene encoding uncharacterized protein LOC119314434 produces the protein MASSSILPMGCRFSPSDADLISFYLRPMIAGEPLPEAAARFLHTADAYGADPAALVSGLLPAVPLAPKTGAERRCWYFFCSAKALSGHDKRRSRAVGGGEGTWHAEKGRAAVLDGEGRVVGYKQSFRYKPIHSDGSVEAVWLMVEFRVAHDRQGDDEKGETVPVLCKVYQSPRKPRSASVPTSPAYRRGRKRKAGDDSAPVKTVKRRLLVPPAAPILLSAVEPQPDLNNCSDGVSVDQLLDDLMSGLTPDQVLGDFLMPLPESDVNCSFSMANENSDQVFLGDLLMPVPEPVVNYSFCMPDHAGSMVSNYGTVLHGGSVTPLFHNSDQFDLSVPIIEPLPTDLQSQTAMLNFSFLSCAPYAGICDSWTVGESTDDEAASVSWYDSAQSSPEVPTEWMMQTPFATPYLF, from the coding sequence atggcctcctcctccatcctccccaTGGGCTGCAGGTTCAGCCCCTCCGACGCCGACCTCATCTCCTTCTACCTCCGCCCCATGATCGCGGGCGAGCCCCTCCCTGAGGCCGCCGCCAGGTTCCTGCACACCGCCGACGCGTACGGCGCAGATCCGGCCGCCCTCGTCTCGGGCCTCCTGCCCGCGGTCCCGCTGGCGCCCAAGACCGGGGCCGAGCGGCGGTGCTGGTACTTCTTCTGCTCCGCCAAGGCCCTGTCCGGGCACGACAAGCGCAGGTCCCGcgccgtcggcggcggcgagggcacGTGGCACGCCGAGAAGGGGAGGGCGGCCGTTCTCGACGGCGAGGGACGCGTCGTCGGGTACAAGCAGAGTTTCAGGTACAAGCCCATCCATTCCGACGGATCCGTGGAGGCCGTGTGGCTCATGGTCGAGTTCCGTGTGGCTCATGATCGTCAAGGAGATGATGAGAAAGGTGAGACGGTTCCAGTTCTTTGCAAGGTCTACCAGAGCCCGCGCAAGCCCCGATCTGCGTCCGTCCCGACGTCGCCGGCATACAGgagggggaggaagaggaaggccggAGACGACTCAGCTCCGGTGAAGACTGTGAAGCGGCGGCTGCTTGTTCCTCCTGCTGCACCAATTCTGCTGTCGGCCGTCGAGCCACAGCCAGACTTGAACAACTGCTCGGATGGCGTCTCAGTGGACCAGCTTCTTGATGATCTCATGTCCGGCCTCACGCCTGATCAAGTCTTGGGTGACTTCTTGATGCCTTTACCTGAATCAGATGTCAATTGCAGCTTCTCCATGGCCAATGAGAATTCTGATCAAGTCTTTCTGGGTGACTTGTTGATGCCTGTCCCTGAACCAGTGGTCAACTACAGCTTCTGCATGCCCGACCATGCCGGTTCCATGGTGAGCAACTACGGCACCGTCCTCCATGGTGGTTCAGTCACACCCCTTTTTCACAATTCTGATCAATTTGACTTGTCGGTGCCCATCATCGAACCACTGCCAACTGACTTGCAGAGCCAGACAGCAATGCTAAATTTCAGCTTCCTGTCGTGTGCCCCGTATGCTGGAATTTGCGATTCTTGGACAGTAGGCGAGAGCACGGACGATGAAGCGGCCTCAGTCAGCTGGTATGACTCTGCTCAAAGCTCACCAGAGGTTCCAACCGAGTGGATGATGCAAACACCATTTGCCACCCCATATCTATTCTGA